CGGGTCGACCAGGGCGAACCACGGCAGCGGCACGGTCCAGGTCGTGGACAGGACGTGGACCGCGGCCTGCGGCAGGTCGCCGAGCGCCGAGCTGGCCCTGGCCTTGAGCTTCTCCTCGCTCGCGCCCGTCGCGTCCAGCACCGTGGCGTGCAGCGCCGGGTGCGCGTCGCCGAGGAAGCTCACCAGCGCGGCGGCCGAGCGGGCGCGCACCTCCAGTGGGCACACGAGCGGGCCGGGCCCGACCTGCGCGCCGCTGTCCGTCGGGACCTCCGCCGGGTCGAGCACCAGCACGTCGCGGTTCGGCAGCGCCCGCCCGCCGGGCAACTCGCCCGGGAGCAGCCGGACCGGCGTAGCGGTCTGTGACTTCAACCACATGAGCTGCTCGCGCTCGGCGGCGGAGGCACGGGTCAAGCGGGCCTGTTCCACCGCTTTCCGCAGTTCGGGCGGAGGGGGATCGCCGAACGCGGACAGGGGTTCGTACACCCGGAGGTAGGCCACGAACGGTCGGAGCACCGTTGAATCGTGGCACGTCCACGCGTGCTCGCGTCCACCGACCGGCGCAATCCCGGCAACTGTCGTGACAAGCACACGAAGCCACGTCGCACTGGACCCCCCGGACAGGGTACGGTGTCAGCAAGAACCAATTGTCGAGACGATGCGGGGCCGCCGATTCCCCCGGCCGCCCCGTTCCCTGTGCGAGGGGGTCGAGCCATGGGGCGCGGCCGGGCCAAGGCCAAGCAGACGAAGGTGGCGCGAGAGCTCAAGTACAGCACTCCCGACACAGATTTCGCTGCGCTTCAGCGCGAGCTGTCAGGACAGTCCTCCAATTCTCATCCTCATGACGAGGACGAGAAGTACGAGGACCCGTAC
The sequence above is a segment of the Amycolatopsis viridis genome. Coding sequences within it:
- a CDS encoding DUF3073 domain-containing protein — its product is MGRGRAKAKQTKVARELKYSTPDTDFAALQRELSGQSSNSHPHDEDEKYEDPYDPYADEDDEDDGYRR